A DNA window from Vibrio cidicii contains the following coding sequences:
- the punR gene encoding DNA-binding transcriptional activator PunR, whose translation MFSKPSLEMLDTVARLGSFTAAAEVLHKVPSAISYGVRQVEQELGVLLFRRLPRKVELTPAGELFIAEARMLLRQMEEVKSQTRRAAQGWQSTLKLTLDNVVKLEKLKPLVEDFYREFDFAELQINMEVFNGSWEAIAQGRADIVIGATSAIPVGGDFEVRDMGRLDWVFVMSPAHPCVRQQVLTEAFVSQFPAICLDDTSSVLPKRHTGHYPQQRRLLLPNWYSAIECLKNGVGVGYMPRHIAMPLINDGVLVEKVLPDDKPLSQCCLVWRKDDNHKLIQWMVDYLGNSHQLHQDWLLS comes from the coding sequence GTGTTTTCAAAACCGTCGCTAGAAATGTTGGATACCGTCGCTCGTTTAGGCAGTTTTACTGCCGCCGCTGAGGTGCTGCACAAAGTGCCTTCGGCCATCAGCTATGGTGTGCGTCAGGTGGAACAAGAACTTGGCGTGTTGCTGTTTCGCCGTTTACCGAGAAAAGTAGAACTGACTCCTGCTGGTGAGCTGTTCATCGCGGAAGCACGCATGTTGCTAAGGCAGATGGAAGAAGTGAAGTCGCAGACGCGGCGCGCGGCGCAAGGCTGGCAATCTACGCTCAAGTTAACGCTGGATAACGTGGTCAAGCTCGAAAAGCTCAAGCCTTTAGTTGAGGATTTCTACCGCGAATTTGATTTTGCAGAGCTGCAAATCAATATGGAAGTGTTCAATGGTTCTTGGGAAGCGATCGCTCAAGGGCGTGCGGATATCGTCATCGGCGCCACCTCCGCCATTCCTGTTGGGGGCGATTTTGAAGTGCGCGATATGGGACGATTGGATTGGGTTTTTGTCATGTCACCAGCTCATCCTTGCGTGCGTCAGCAAGTGCTCACTGAAGCGTTTGTCAGCCAGTTTCCGGCGATCTGTTTAGACGATACCTCAAGCGTGTTACCTAAGCGCCATACCGGCCATTATCCGCAGCAGCGGCGTTTGTTGTTACCCAACTGGTACAGTGCCATCGAGTGTTTAAAAAATGGCGTTGGCGTCGGTTATATGCCCCGTCATATTGCCATGCCACTCATCAACGACGGTGTGCTGGTGGAAAAGGTGCTACCGGACGACAAACCGCTGAGTCAATGCTGCTTGGTATGGCGCAAAGATGATAATCACAAGTTAATTCAGTGGATGGTGGATTACTTGGGGAACTCACATCAATTGCATCAAGATTGGTTGCTGAGCTAA